A stretch of the Mycobacterium shigaense genome encodes the following:
- a CDS encoding bifunctional 3-(3-hydroxy-phenyl)propionate/3-hydroxycinnamic acid hydroxylase: MTDQYTYDVAIIGYGPVGCTAANLLGQLGLNVVVVERDPNIYARARAISTDEEVVRIWQQVGLAGRLNADMQPGCGANFVDANGLSFVKLLPVSRGNGHPPQQFIYQPALETVLREGVDRFPNVSVLLNHECLRLVPQGDSVELMLIDLTADKFRRIRASYVIAADGGSSATRAQLGVGFGGRTYAERWIVIDTKVLKEWPGHDRLRFHCNPERPTVDCPTPLGHHRWEFPVRDEEDEKDLLHEDAIWKVLRGQGISPENVQILGFACYSHHVRFADRWRVGRIFLAGDAAHAMPPWIGQGMCAGIRDVANLCWKLGAVLNGSLPESVLDTYQTERLPHVQEVTNRAVKTGKIIIQRNRFRAAARNHIFRTASKLPYFLTWLREHRWIPDAHYREGLLARNGNRAVGWLIPQPRVLDEKGDSVRLDDVVGGRWTVLHAGRTSHWPDWQAAGVHALEVIPPQSIPRADCIVDSDGSLTAWLDKKGASAVAVRPDGFVYAGAAHGQPLPPPPTGFKA, translated from the coding sequence ATGACTGACCAATACACCTATGACGTGGCGATCATCGGCTACGGCCCGGTCGGCTGCACGGCGGCGAACCTGCTTGGCCAGCTCGGCCTGAATGTCGTTGTGGTGGAACGTGATCCCAACATCTATGCGCGGGCGCGGGCGATCTCCACCGACGAGGAAGTCGTTCGCATCTGGCAGCAGGTGGGCCTGGCGGGCCGGCTCAACGCCGACATGCAGCCCGGCTGCGGGGCGAACTTCGTCGACGCGAACGGGCTGTCTTTCGTGAAACTGCTGCCCGTGTCCAGGGGTAACGGGCACCCGCCGCAGCAGTTCATCTACCAGCCGGCGCTGGAGACGGTGCTGCGCGAGGGGGTAGACCGCTTCCCCAACGTGTCCGTCCTGCTCAATCACGAATGCCTGCGGTTGGTCCCGCAAGGCGACAGCGTAGAGCTGATGCTCATTGATCTGACCGCCGACAAGTTTCGCCGGATCCGGGCCTCCTATGTGATCGCCGCCGACGGGGGCTCCAGCGCGACCCGCGCCCAGCTGGGTGTCGGTTTCGGTGGCCGCACGTACGCCGAGCGTTGGATCGTCATCGACACCAAGGTGCTCAAGGAGTGGCCGGGGCATGACCGGCTTCGGTTCCACTGCAACCCCGAACGACCCACGGTCGACTGCCCCACCCCGCTGGGCCACCACCGCTGGGAATTCCCGGTGCGCGACGAGGAGGACGAGAAGGACCTGCTGCACGAGGACGCGATCTGGAAGGTGCTGCGCGGCCAGGGTATATCGCCGGAGAACGTGCAGATCCTCGGCTTCGCCTGTTACAGCCATCACGTCCGCTTCGCCGACCGGTGGCGGGTGGGCCGCATCTTCCTGGCCGGCGACGCCGCCCACGCGATGCCCCCGTGGATCGGACAGGGCATGTGCGCTGGGATACGGGATGTGGCGAACTTGTGCTGGAAGCTCGGGGCCGTCCTGAACGGGTCGCTGCCGGAATCCGTGCTCGACACCTATCAGACCGAGCGGCTGCCGCACGTGCAGGAGGTGACCAACCGAGCGGTCAAGACCGGCAAGATCATCATTCAGCGCAACCGCTTCCGGGCGGCGGCCCGCAATCACATCTTCCGCACGGCGAGCAAGCTGCCCTACTTCCTGACCTGGCTGCGCGAGCACCGGTGGATACCCGACGCGCACTACCGGGAGGGTCTGCTGGCCCGCAACGGAAACCGGGCCGTGGGATGGCTCATCCCGCAGCCCCGGGTCCTCGACGAAAAGGGCGACAGCGTGCGCCTCGACGACGTGGTCGGCGGCCGCTGGACCGTGCTGCACGCCGGGCGTACATCCCATTGGCCGGACTGGCAAGCCGCCGGGGTTCACGCCCTGGAAGTTATTCCCCCCCAAAGCATTCCGCGCGCCGATTGCATCGTCGACAGCGACGGATCGCTGACCGCCTGGCTGGACAAGAAGGGCGCCTCGGCGGTGGCCGTGCGGCCGGACGGGTTCGTCTACGCCGGCGCCGCCCACGGTCAACCCCTCCCGCCGCCGCCGACCGGCTTCAAGGCGTAG
- a CDS encoding alpha/beta fold hydrolase, giving the protein MNTNTNTNTERIVSVSVKGKDIFVAETGAGPAVVLLHGGGPGASGASNYSRNIQPLAENFRVLVPDMPGYGRSAKGVDRRDPFGYLADHIRGMLDELGIDSAHLVGNSYGGSCALRLALDTPHRVNKLVLMGPGGVGTTRGLPTEGLRSLLAYYGGDGPSLEKLRTFIRSYLVYDGDAVPDSLIESRYQASIDPEVIANPPLQRPSGMRTLWRMDFTRDHRLVDLATPTLVIWGRDDKVNKPSGAAMLAANTGHWVQWERAELFNAVTAAFLKT; this is encoded by the coding sequence ATGAACACGAACACGAACACGAACACCGAACGCATCGTCAGCGTCAGCGTCAAAGGAAAGGACATCTTCGTCGCCGAGACCGGTGCCGGACCGGCCGTCGTACTGCTGCACGGCGGCGGGCCGGGCGCGTCGGGTGCCTCGAACTACTCCCGCAACATCCAACCGCTCGCCGAGAACTTTCGTGTCCTCGTTCCGGACATGCCCGGCTACGGCCGTTCCGCCAAAGGCGTCGACCGGCGGGATCCGTTCGGATACCTCGCCGATCACATCCGGGGGATGCTCGACGAACTCGGCATCGACAGCGCGCACCTGGTCGGCAACTCCTACGGCGGATCGTGTGCGCTGCGGCTGGCTTTGGACACCCCGCACCGGGTGAACAAGCTGGTGCTGATGGGTCCCGGTGGCGTCGGGACTACCCGCGGGCTGCCCACCGAGGGCCTCCGGAGCCTGCTGGCCTACTACGGCGGCGACGGGCCGAGCCTGGAGAAGCTGCGCACGTTCATCCGCTCCTACCTCGTGTACGACGGCGACGCCGTGCCGGACTCGCTGATCGAGTCGCGCTACCAAGCGTCGATCGACCCGGAGGTGATCGCCAATCCGCCGCTCCAACGGCCGTCCGGCATGCGGACTCTGTGGCGGATGGACTTCACCCGCGACCACCGGCTGGTCGACCTTGCGACGCCGACGCTCGTAATCTGGGGCCGCGACGACAAGGTGAACAAGCCCAGCGGCGCGGCGATGCTGGCCGCCAACACCGGCCACTGGGTCCAGTGGGAGCGCGCTGAATTGTTCAACGCGGTCACCGCTGCGTTCCTGAAAACCTAA
- a CDS encoding VOC family protein: MSTTQHPSVFGNAHLGYVVIETSKINDWKRFGRDAIGMHLDEMAPDTVRFRLDDNECRVLLRRGPAEDVVALGWQLDGHATFDEIGRRVADHGVPSVEGNDEEAKLRGVERFLQFPGPNGLGQEIYTVARIAPLSLDIPGSGFVTGAGGMGHVALTTKRPHEVRGYYSHVFDARLSDYIDETISGMRFKIRFLRVNERHHSIAIASVNALPINPIRTRVQHVNVQVATLDDMVASYQRVKELGFGMALSVGQHTNDKELSYYASTPSGFEWEVGWNPIVVDEATWSPTTHRGISIWGHAPEGQTVIAKLDQFATAARSLLQREDTVGALSAPGISDD, translated from the coding sequence ATGTCCACCACTCAACACCCTTCGGTGTTCGGCAACGCGCATCTGGGTTACGTCGTAATCGAAACCAGCAAGATCAACGACTGGAAGCGGTTCGGCCGTGACGCGATCGGCATGCACCTCGACGAGATGGCGCCCGACACCGTCCGGTTCCGCCTCGACGACAACGAATGTCGCGTGCTGCTGCGCCGGGGCCCGGCGGAGGACGTCGTCGCGCTGGGTTGGCAGCTGGACGGCCATGCGACGTTCGACGAGATCGGTCGACGCGTCGCCGACCACGGGGTGCCCAGCGTCGAGGGCAACGATGAAGAGGCGAAGCTGCGCGGAGTCGAGCGCTTCCTGCAGTTCCCCGGACCCAACGGGCTCGGCCAGGAGATCTACACCGTCGCCCGTATCGCGCCGCTGTCCCTGGACATACCGGGCAGCGGATTCGTCACCGGAGCAGGCGGAATGGGCCACGTCGCCCTCACCACCAAGAGGCCACACGAAGTACGCGGCTACTACAGTCACGTCTTCGACGCCCGGCTCTCGGACTACATCGACGAAACCATCAGCGGGATGAGGTTCAAAATCCGGTTTCTGCGGGTCAACGAGCGACACCACTCGATTGCGATTGCGTCGGTGAATGCGTTGCCGATCAACCCGATCCGCACTCGCGTCCAACACGTCAACGTTCAGGTCGCCACGCTCGACGACATGGTGGCCTCCTACCAGCGGGTGAAGGAACTGGGGTTCGGCATGGCCCTTTCGGTCGGCCAGCACACCAACGACAAGGAGCTGTCCTACTACGCGTCGACGCCGTCGGGGTTCGAATGGGAGGTGGGATGGAACCCGATCGTCGTCGACGAAGCCACCTGGAGCCCCACCACGCACAGGGGAATCAGCATCTGGGGGCATGCGCCGGAAGGGCAAACCGTGATCGCCAAGCTCGACCAGTTTGCAACGGCCGCGCGCTCCTTACTGCAGCGGGAGGATACGGTCGGGGCGCTTAGCGCACCCGGAATCTCCGATGACTAG
- a CDS encoding dipeptidase has product MSDLVERVRDVLPSVRRDLEDLVRIESVWADPGRRDEVRRSAQAVADLLSQAGFGDVRIVSEGGAPAVIAHHPVPPGAPTVLLYAHHDVQPEGDRSQWLSAPFEPVERDGRLYGRGSADDKAGIATHLAAFRAHGGQPPVGVTVFVEGEEESGSPSLGRLLAAHRDVLAADVIVIADSDNWSTEIPALTVTLRGLVDCVVEVATLDHGLHSGIWGGVVPDALSVLVRLLASLHDADGNVAVAGLHESTAAEVDYPPERVRADSGLLDGVSEIGSGSAPQRLWAKPAITVIGIDTTPIEKASNTLIARARAKISMRVAPGGDAAAHLGALTTHLRQHTPWGAHVDVIPGDVGEPYAIDATGPVYDAARAAFRQAWGVDPIDMGMGGSIPFIAEFAEAFPQAKILVTGVEDPASQAHSINESLHLGVLERAAIAEALLLANLA; this is encoded by the coding sequence ATGAGCGATCTGGTTGAGCGCGTGCGCGACGTGTTGCCGTCGGTCCGGCGAGATCTCGAGGATCTGGTGCGCATCGAGTCGGTGTGGGCCGATCCCGGCCGGCGCGACGAGGTGCGCCGCAGCGCGCAGGCGGTCGCGGACCTGTTGTCCCAGGCGGGTTTTGGTGACGTCCGCATCGTCAGCGAGGGCGGGGCGCCCGCGGTCATCGCCCACCACCCGGTGCCGCCCGGCGCGCCGACCGTGCTGCTGTACGCGCACCACGACGTGCAGCCCGAAGGCGACCGCAGCCAATGGCTCTCAGCACCCTTCGAGCCGGTCGAGCGCGACGGCCGGCTCTACGGCCGGGGCAGTGCCGACGACAAGGCCGGTATCGCGACGCATTTGGCGGCGTTCCGGGCGCACGGCGGCCAACCGCCGGTCGGGGTGACCGTATTCGTCGAGGGCGAAGAGGAATCCGGCTCGCCGTCGTTGGGACGCCTGCTCGCCGCGCACCGCGACGTGCTGGCCGCCGACGTCATCGTCATCGCCGACTCCGACAACTGGAGCACCGAGATTCCGGCGCTGACGGTCACGCTGCGCGGCCTGGTCGACTGCGTGGTCGAGGTCGCCACGCTCGACCACGGGCTGCACTCGGGCATCTGGGGCGGTGTGGTTCCCGACGCGCTCAGCGTGCTGGTGCGGCTGCTGGCCAGCCTGCACGACGCCGACGGCAATGTGGCGGTGGCCGGGCTGCACGAGAGCACGGCGGCCGAAGTCGATTACCCGCCCGAGCGGGTGCGCGCCGACTCGGGGCTGCTGGACGGGGTGTCCGAGATCGGCTCGGGTTCGGCGCCGCAGCGGCTGTGGGCCAAACCGGCCATCACGGTGATCGGCATCGACACCACGCCCATCGAAAAGGCGTCGAACACGCTGATCGCGCGGGCCCGCGCCAAGATCAGCATGCGGGTGGCGCCTGGCGGGGACGCCGCGGCGCACTTGGGCGCGCTGACCACCCATTTGCGGCAGCACACGCCGTGGGGCGCGCACGTCGACGTCATCCCCGGCGACGTCGGCGAGCCCTACGCCATCGACGCCACCGGGCCGGTCTACGACGCGGCGCGCGCGGCGTTTCGCCAGGCGTGGGGCGTCGACCCGATCGACATGGGCATGGGCGGTTCGATCCCGTTCATCGCCGAGTTCGCCGAGGCGTTCCCGCAGGCCAAGATTCTGGTGACCGGCGTCGAAGACCCGGCCAGCCAGGCGCACAGCATCAACGAGAGCCTGCATCTCGGTGTGCTGGAACGCGCCGCGATCGCCGAGGCACTGCTGCTGGCCAACCTGGCCTGA
- the acpS gene encoding holo-ACP synthase AcpS gives MGIVGVGIDLVSIPDFAEQVDQPGTAFSETFTPGERRDASDKSSSAARHLAARWAAKEAVIKAWSGSRFSQRPVLREDIHRDIEVVTDMWGRPRVRLTGDIAKHLADVTIHVSLTHEGDTAAAVAILETTEG, from the coding sequence ATGGGCATCGTCGGAGTGGGGATCGACCTCGTCTCCATCCCGGATTTCGCCGAGCAGGTCGACCAACCGGGCACCGCGTTCTCCGAGACCTTCACCCCTGGTGAGCGCCGTGACGCGTCGGACAAGAGCTCGTCGGCGGCGCGTCACCTGGCAGCGCGCTGGGCGGCGAAGGAAGCCGTGATCAAGGCGTGGTCCGGGTCGCGGTTCTCGCAGCGGCCCGTGTTGCGCGAGGACATCCACCGCGACATCGAGGTCGTCACCGACATGTGGGGACGGCCCCGGGTGCGGCTGACCGGCGACATCGCCAAGCATCTGGCCGACGTGACGATCCACGTGTCGCTGACGCACGAGGGGGACACCGCGGCCGCGGTGGCCATCCTCGAGACGACCGAGGGCTGA